A single genomic interval of Microbacterium hydrocarbonoxydans harbors:
- a CDS encoding flavin-containing monooxygenase codes for MNRYAVIGAGPSGLAAARALTRRGIGVDGYEASTGVGGLWDIDNPRSTMYESAHLISSRTTTEFTEFPMRSTVDYPGHRELRRYFEEYAEHFGLTGLFRFRTGVTRLDPRDGGWDLTSTGPDGEHTRWYAGVVLANGTLAEPRIPSFAGSFSGELMHTSRYRSPAQLAGRRVLLIGAGNSGCDIAVDAVHHAASVDMSVRRGYHFVPRYLFGRPSDTLNQGRPLPARLKQAVDSRVLKAFTGDPVRFGFPKPDHRIYESHPIVNTMILNHLGQGDLRIRADVERFDGETVRFRDGTSDEYDLVLLATGYRLDYPFVDRRHLPWQGAAPRLFLHVFPASFNGLFVMGMIEASGIGWQGRYEQAELLAAYLDAVEHDPERAHRFRTRVAAQPWPDLTAGYRYLALDRMAYYVNKDAYRGAVQREKQALDAHR; via the coding sequence ATGAACAGATACGCCGTGATCGGCGCGGGGCCGTCAGGACTCGCCGCAGCCAGGGCGCTGACCCGACGCGGGATCGGCGTCGACGGCTACGAGGCCTCGACCGGCGTCGGCGGCCTGTGGGACATCGACAACCCCCGCAGCACGATGTACGAGTCCGCGCATCTGATCTCGTCTCGCACGACGACCGAGTTCACCGAGTTCCCGATGCGCTCCACCGTCGACTACCCGGGCCATCGAGAGCTGCGCCGGTACTTCGAGGAGTACGCCGAGCACTTCGGTCTGACCGGTCTCTTCCGCTTCCGCACCGGGGTGACCCGCCTCGACCCTCGAGACGGAGGCTGGGACCTCACCAGCACCGGCCCAGACGGCGAGCACACCCGGTGGTACGCAGGGGTCGTCCTCGCGAACGGCACGCTCGCAGAGCCGCGCATCCCCTCGTTCGCGGGCAGCTTCAGCGGCGAGCTCATGCATACGAGTCGGTACCGGTCACCCGCGCAGCTCGCGGGCCGTCGAGTGCTGCTGATCGGCGCGGGCAACTCCGGATGCGACATCGCTGTGGATGCCGTGCACCACGCGGCCTCCGTCGACATGAGCGTGCGCCGCGGCTACCACTTCGTCCCTCGCTATCTCTTCGGCAGGCCGAGCGACACCCTCAACCAGGGCCGCCCGCTGCCCGCGCGTCTCAAGCAGGCGGTCGACAGCCGCGTGCTCAAGGCCTTCACCGGCGACCCGGTGCGATTCGGCTTCCCGAAGCCCGATCACCGGATCTACGAGTCGCATCCGATCGTGAACACGATGATCCTGAACCACCTCGGTCAGGGCGATCTGCGCATCAGGGCCGACGTCGAGCGGTTCGACGGCGAGACGGTCCGGTTCCGCGACGGCACGTCCGACGAGTACGACCTCGTGCTGCTCGCGACCGGGTACCGCCTCGACTACCCGTTCGTGGACCGTCGGCATCTGCCCTGGCAGGGCGCCGCACCGCGGCTGTTCCTGCACGTCTTCCCCGCCTCCTTCAACGGCCTGTTCGTGATGGGGATGATCGAGGCCTCCGGCATCGGCTGGCAGGGTCGGTACGAGCAGGCGGAGCTGCTGGCGGCCTATCTGGATGCTGTGGAGCACGATCCCGAGCGCGCGCACCGTTTCCGCACCCGCGTCGCGGCCCAGCCGTGGCCGGACCTCACCGCGGGCTACCGATACCTCGCTCTCGACCGGATGGCGTACTACGTCAACAAGGACGCTTATCGCGGCGCGGTGCAGCGAGAGAAGCAGGCCCTCGACGCGCACCGGTGA
- a CDS encoding mannitol-1-phosphate 5-dehydrogenase, whose protein sequence is MKAVHFGAGNIGRGFVGLLLHEGGYEVVFSDVADALVDAINAVDSYIVHEAGPGGTDHVVTGFRAVNSKTDPDAVADEVASADVVTTAVGPTVLRFVAPTIVAGLERRSPDAAPLQVMACENAIGATDTLREEIEKAAGADAERLLARAVFANTAVDRIVPGQPADGGVDVTVEPYFEWAIESGAFGGDLPRIPGAHFVEDLAPFIERKLFTVNTGHAATAYFGARAGIERISDALADPDIAARVSATLEETSAVLVAEHGLDPADLAEYRATILDRFRNPALVDTVRRVGRQPLRKISRHERFIGPAAMAAERGLPTIALVGAVTAALEFEDAEDEQAVELQSLLRTEDALALTERATGLDPEHPLFPAVRDAVESRQTALRSA, encoded by the coding sequence ATGAAGGCCGTCCATTTCGGTGCGGGCAACATCGGTCGGGGCTTCGTCGGCCTGCTGCTGCATGAGGGCGGCTACGAGGTCGTCTTCTCCGATGTCGCCGATGCGCTGGTCGATGCGATCAACGCCGTCGATTCGTACATCGTCCATGAAGCGGGCCCCGGCGGCACCGATCATGTCGTCACCGGATTCCGGGCCGTCAACAGCAAGACCGACCCGGATGCCGTCGCCGACGAGGTCGCGTCCGCAGACGTGGTGACGACGGCCGTCGGTCCGACCGTGCTGCGGTTCGTGGCCCCGACGATCGTCGCGGGCCTGGAGCGTCGCTCCCCGGACGCCGCGCCCCTGCAGGTCATGGCCTGCGAGAACGCGATCGGCGCCACCGACACCCTGCGCGAGGAGATCGAGAAGGCCGCGGGAGCGGATGCCGAGCGGCTGCTCGCCCGCGCGGTGTTCGCGAACACCGCCGTCGACCGCATCGTCCCCGGGCAGCCCGCCGACGGCGGCGTCGACGTCACGGTGGAGCCCTACTTCGAGTGGGCCATCGAATCCGGAGCGTTCGGCGGAGACCTCCCCCGCATCCCCGGAGCGCACTTCGTCGAAGATCTCGCGCCGTTCATCGAGCGCAAGCTCTTCACGGTCAACACGGGCCACGCCGCGACGGCGTACTTCGGTGCGCGCGCCGGCATCGAGCGCATCTCCGATGCCCTGGCCGACCCGGACATCGCCGCGCGGGTGTCGGCGACCCTCGAGGAGACGTCGGCGGTCCTCGTCGCCGAGCACGGACTCGACCCCGCCGACCTCGCCGAGTACCGCGCGACGATCCTCGATCGGTTCCGCAATCCCGCGCTCGTCGACACCGTGCGGCGGGTGGGGCGCCAGCCGCTGCGCAAGATCTCGCGCCATGAGCGCTTCATCGGACCGGCCGCGATGGCCGCCGAGCGCGGTCTGCCGACCATCGCCCTCGTGGGTGCCGTCACCGCGGCCCTGGAGTTCGAGGACGCCGAGGACGAGCAGGCGGTCGAGCTTCAGTCGCTGCTGCGCACCGAGGATGCGCTCGCCCTCACCGAGCGCGCGACGGGGCTGGATCCGGAGCATCCGCTCTTCCCCGCCGTCCGTGACGCCGTCGAATCGCGGCAGACGGCGCTGCGCTCCGCCTAG
- a CDS encoding PTS sugar transporter subunit IIA, with protein MSVLSLDQVRIHSGGSTQEAALQEATDILVAAGAVTPAYVDAMRQREQTVSTYMGNGLAIPHGTNDAKDAILGSALSVVRYDGGVDWDGEQATFVVGIAGRGDEHLEILSQIAILFSDEDDVAKLNAAQTPEDLYALLSAVND; from the coding sequence ATGAGCGTTCTCTCCCTCGACCAGGTCCGCATCCACTCCGGAGGCAGCACGCAGGAGGCCGCCCTCCAGGAGGCGACCGACATCCTCGTCGCCGCCGGCGCGGTCACCCCGGCGTATGTCGACGCGATGCGCCAGCGCGAGCAGACGGTCTCGACGTATATGGGCAACGGTCTGGCGATTCCGCACGGCACGAACGACGCGAAGGACGCGATCCTCGGATCCGCCCTGTCGGTCGTCCGCTACGACGGCGGCGTCGACTGGGATGGCGAGCAGGCCACGTTCGTGGTCGGCATCGCCGGACGCGGCGACGAGCACCTCGAGATCCTGTCGCAGATCGCGATCCTGTTCTCCGACGAAGATGACGTCGCGAAGCTCAACGCCGCCCAGACTCCCGAGGATCTCTATGCGCTGCTCTCGGCGGTGAACGACTGA